The Flavobacterium sp. N2270 genome contains the following window.
GAATAGGATCGTTATAAACAACGGCTGCGTTTTTACAACTAAATAGAAATGTTACAATGAATAGAAATAAAATATTTTTTTTCATTAGTTAGGTTTTTAGATAGTTACAGTTAGTTAACAAAGTAAAAACTACTTATTCTTATTTAGAATTTTATATTCTTCATAACATGAATTAATGGCATCCATAATTTGAAGGTCATTAGCCGTTTTGATAAAATATTCAGAATAATTACAGTTTTGAAGAATTAAAGGAATATCATCTTTGTCAATTTCAAGTAATGCAGCTAGTGTTTCTCTATCGTATTTTGAAGCTAAAAGATTACGCACAGTATCATCTTTCTTCATTTCCTTTAGTTTCTTCATTTCTTTTGGACGTTTTCCAAAAGCACTATATAAGAAATCAGCCGGATTAAAAATAGCTCCTAATACTTTAGTAACAGCCCCAGGAGATTTATCGCCTACTTCGTAGCCTTCATTTAAACCAGAAATACTATATCTGTAGTTGCTTTCATCTACATATATTAATTCTGTATCAACTTGTATATAGCCTGTTAAATTGTATTGAGTTACTACTATTTCTTCAAGAGCATATGCTTTTTCGGTAAGATAAATTTTAGAAGATTTATTTTTTACCCAATCATTTGAAACTTTAACTTTAATAGTCTCAAATCCTAAATAAGAGATTAGTAAAGTATCATTTACTTTCGCTGTAATTTCAAATAAACCATTTCCGTCTGTTGTGGTTCCTTTAATTTTGGTGGTATTAATGACATGCACGTTTGACATAGGAAGTCTCGTTTCGCTGTTATAAACGCTACCTGAAAGTTTACTTACAATTGTGTCTTTTTGACTAAAAGAACTTATTGTAAATATTGAAAACAAAAAAACTATAAAATATCTCATCTTTTAATTATTGATTCAAAAATACAAATCAATTGGAGATATTTTATAGTTTCTTAAATATTTATCAGAAAATTAACGAAAAACGCTTAATCTCTTCTAGATCTTTTTGCTTTATCAAAGAATCCACCGTTAGAATCATTAGAAGAACTTCTTCTAGATGGTCTTTCGCTATTAGAGCTAGATTCTCTTCTTGGCCTTTCACTTCTTGATGAAAAACCTCTATCGTCTTTGTTTGAACTTCTTTCTCTTGGAGCAAAATTTCTGTCGCTACCGCTTCTAGAGTTTGAACTTCTTTCTCCTCTAGGACTAGAATTACGTTCTCTAAAACCACCAGAATTTCTTCCGCTGCTTCTTCCTCCGCTTCTTCCACCAGAATTTCTTCCACCATGATCTCTTCTTCTGCTATTTCCTCCACCGTCGTTATTAGAAATCTCAACATTAATTTTTCTACCATCAATGTTAACAGCATTTAATGTTTCCATCACTTTGGTTGCATGTTCAGCATCAGTATTAAAGAAAGAGAATCCTTCTTTAACATCTACTTTAAATAAGTCGTCTTGACCTAATTCTAGAGTATCTCTTAAATAATCTTTTAAAGTCATCCAATCAAAATTATCTCTTGATCCAATGTTTATAAAGAAACGAACCGCACCGTTAGATGGAATAACTCCAGGTTCACGACGTTCATTGGTTCCTTGAGAAATATCTCTAGATTTTTTATAGTATGCGATAAATCTATTAAATTCAACAGACACCATTCTCTTAATTAGTTCGTCTTTTGGAAGATCTTGTAAAACCTCTTCAATAGCAGGTAAATATTTGTCGATTTCGTGATCGATTTCAACATCTTTGATTCTATTTGCTAAATGAAATAATTGAATTTGACAAATTTCTTCTCCTGAAGGAATTGGCTTTTCTTCAAATTTCATTTTAATGATTCTCTCAATTTGAGAAATTTTACGCAATTCACTTTTTGTAATAATTACTAATGAAGTACCTGATTTACCCGCACGACCAGTTCTACCAGAACGGTGCGTATAAGTTTCAATTTCATCAGGTAATTGGTAGTTTATTACGTGTGTAATATCGTCAACATCAATTCCACGAGCAGCAACATCAGTTGCAACAAGCATTTGAATTTGTCTTCCTCTAAACGATTTCATAACTCCGTCACGTTGCGCTTGAGATAAATCTCCATGCAATGCAGCAGCATTATATCCATCTTCAATTAATTTTTCAGCAACAGCTTGAGTATCACGTTTTGTTCTACAGAAAATTACTGAGAAAATATCCGGATTTGCATCTGCTAATCTTTTAAGAGCTGGATATCTATCACGAGCACTTACTAAGTAAAACTCATGTGATACATTTTCATTTCCAGAATTTTTGTGTCCAACAGTAATTTCTTGCGGACTGTTCATAAACTCTTTAGCTATTCTTGCTACCTCTTGCGGCATTGTTGCAGAAAATAACCAAGTGCTTTTTTCTTTTGGTGTATCAGATAAAATAGCTGTAATGTCTTCATAGAATCCCATGTTTAACATTTCATCCGCTTCATCTAATATACAATAGTCAATGTTTTTTATGTTAACCATTCCGCGGTTAATCATATCTTGCATTCTACCAGGAGTTGCCACAATTATTTGTGCTCCTCTACGTATGTCTTTTGCTTGTTCTGTTATACTTGCCCCACCGTAAACCGCAACTGTGTTCAGTCCTTTTACGTATTTTGAGTATAACTTAATTTCGTTAGTAATTTGAAGACATAACTCTCTTGTAGGCGATAAAATTAATGCTTGAGTGTCTCTGTTTTCTGCATCAATTTTTTGGATAACTGGAAAACCAAACGCTGCAGTCTTACCCGTTCCGGTCTGCGCTAACGCTACAATGTCTGTGTCTTTTTCCAATAATAGGGGAATCGCTTTTTCCTGTACTTCTGACGGATTTTCAAATCCTAGATCTTTAATCGCCAGCAGTAGCGATTCGTTTAATCCTAATTGTTCAAATTTATTCATGTGTATTTTTAAATTGGGTGCAAAAGTACTGATTATTAGTGAGATATACTAATTATTTCTAAATTGTTCACTTTCAGATGCTTTAATGCTAAAAACAATCACAATTTTTGATTTTATTGTTCTGTAATAATGGCTACTTTTGCACAAAAAAATAAAAATTAATACAAAATGTTTCAGTTTTTAGACATTATAGGTACATTGGCTTTTGCAATTTCTGGAGCATTAACTGGTTGGCATAAGAAGCTCGATCCTTTTGGTGTTTTTATTATTGCTTTTGTGACTGCTCTTGGCGGAGGAACTTTACGTGATATATTAATTGGACGGACTCCAGTAGGGTGGATGTTGGATTTAACCTATGTTTACATGATAATTTTAGGTTTTATAGCTACAATTATTTTGAAAACTAGATTAGAGAAACTGAGAATTTCCTTGTTTTTATTTGATACAATTGGTTTAGGGATTTTTACTATAATAGGTTTAGAGAAAGGAATTGAGATTGGATTACATCCAATTATTTGTATTGCTTTAGGGACAATGACTGCTAGTTTTGGAGGTGTTATTCGTGATATATTGTGTAATGAAATCCCGGTTATATTTAGAAAAGAAATCTATGCAACTATAAGTATAAGTGGTGGAGTTTTGTTTTTTTCTTTAAATGAATTTCAACTGAATAAAGATATATTGTATCTTGTAACATCGTCATTTATGATTGTTTTTAGATTATTAGCAGTAAAAAACAAATGGTATTTACCTTCACCATATAAAGAATAAAAATTATTCTTTACTTAAAAAATCTATTAAAGATCTTGTAGCAATTCCTCTATGGCTAATTTTTGCTTTTTCAATCATTGAAATTTGTGCAAATGTAGAAGAATGCCCTTGGGGTTGAAATATAGGATCGTAACCAAAACCATCAACACCTTTTTTTTCAAAAGTAATTGTTCCTTTTGCAATTCCTTCAAATAAGTGCTGTTCTCCGTTTATATTTAAAGCAATTACAGTTTTAAAATGAGCATTTCTGTTTGACTTATCATTAAGCTCAAACAAAAGTTTGTTCATGTTATCTTCTGCATTTTTTTGTTCTCCGGCATAACGTGCTGAATAAACTCCTGGCTCACCATTTAAAACTTCAACTTCTAAACCTGTATCATCTGCAAAACAATTATAACCGAATTTTTTAGTTACATAATTTGCTTTTAAAATTGCATTTCCTTCAATAGTAGTTGAAGTCTCTGGAATATCTTCAAAACAGCCAATATCTTCAAGGCTTAATATTTTTATTGAGCTTGGAAGTAGTTGCTGAATTTCTTGAATTTTATTTTTGTTGTTTGAAGCGAAAACGAGTTGCATTTTATTTACTTAGAATGAAAGTCAAAAATACAAAGTTTTTTTAGAAATAGAAACACTATAAAAATATAAAAGCCAACCTGGAGCGGTCGACTTTTATGGTGAACGTGTAACCACATTTCTGTGTCGTTCGATGCAAAAGTAATTAAACTATTTATATTTTTATGTTTTTTTATTTTTATTTTTAAAAAATAAATAATTGTTACTTGAATATGTGTATAAAAAGATTCCTTGAGTTAAGTTCATTTGCTTATTTCATATAAAAATAAATTATTAAAAACCCTTTTTTATTCTTACTTTTGCCAAGTTTTTTAAAACATATTCTATATTATGGTAAAAGATTTATTTGAAAGAATTCAACAAAATAAAGGTCCATTAGGTAAATGGGCTTCACAAGCAGAAGGATATTTTGTTTTCCCAAAACTAGAAGGTGAACTTGGTCCTAGAATGAAATTTCATGGAAAAGAAGTTTTAAACTGGAGTATTAATGATTATCTAGGTTTAGCAAATCACCCAGAAGTACGCAAGGTTGATGCTGAGGCTGCTGCGCAATATGGTGCTGCTTATCCTATGGGAGCACGTATGATGAGTGGTCATACAGATATTCACGAACAATTAGAAAAAGAATTAGCGGCTTTTGTACAAAAAGATGCCGCTTATTTATTAAATTTTGGTTATCAAGGAATGGTGTCAATTATTGATGCCTTAGTAACTAAAAATGATGTTATTGTTTATGATGTAGATGGTCATGCTTGTATTATTGATGGAGTTCGTTTGCATATGGGAAAACGCTTTACTTACAAACACAATGATATTGAGAGCATGGAGAAGAATCTTCAACGTGCTACAAAATTAGCTCAAGAAACTGGCGGAGGTATTTTATTTATTACTGAAGGTGTTTTTGGAATGCGAGGTCAACAAGGAAAGTTAAAAGAAATTGTTGAGATGAAGAAAAAATACAATTTCCGTTTGTTAGTTGATGATGCGCATGGTTTTGGAACTCTTGGTAAAACAGGAGCTGGAGCAGGTGAGGAGCAAGGTTGTCAAGATGGTATTGATGTTTACTTTTCAACTTTTGCAAAATCAATGGCAAGTATTGGTGCTTTTGTAGCTGCTGATAAAGACATAATTGATTATTTAAAATATAATTTACGTTCTCAAATGTTTGCTAAATCATTACCTATGGTAATGACAATTGGAGCATTAAAAAGATTAGAATTGTTGCGTAATTCTTCTGAAATTAAGGACAAACTTTGGGAAAATGTAAATGCACTTCAATCAGGGTTAACTTCTAGAGGATTTAATATTGGTGATACAAATACTTGTATTACACCTGTTTATTTAGAAGGTTCAATTCCTGAGGCAATGATTATGGTAAATGATTTAAGAGAAAATTATGGTATTTTCTTGTCAATTGTTGTTTACCCTGTAATTCCAAAAGGAATAATTTTATTAAGAATGATTCCTACTGCATCTCATACTATGAAAGATATTGAAGATACTCTTTCAGCTTTTGAAGCTATTAGAGAAAAATTAGTAAATGGAACTTATAAGAAAATTGCTGCTGAAACTACAGTAGATGTTTCATAAAAGAAAGAAACAAATATATAAATAAAAAAAGCCTTCTTTATGAAGGCTTTTTTAATATTAAATAAGTTTTTTGCTATAAGTTCGCCTTCTTTTATTTATTGTTGGATTAAAGTTTTTCCATAAATTATGGATGGCGTGATTTTCATCTAATTCAGGAGTTCTAATGCACATTTCAATTCCTTTTGCAACACAAGTAATGTAGCATTCTTCAAAGATAAGTGCAGTTACACCTTTACTTTGGTATTCTGGGGAAACTCCAATTAAGTAAAAAACAACTTCTTTAGAATTATTTCTTGCTTTTAGTAAATGATAAAAGCCAAATGGAAATAATTTTCCTTTTGCTTTTTGTAGTGCTTGAGCATAACCAGGCATCATGATAGCAAAAGCAACCATATTATTGTCTTTATCAAGTACAAACTTAATATATTCAGGGTTTATAAAACTTATGTATTTCTTTTTAAAATATTCCTTTTGGATATCATTAATAGGAACAAATGATTGAAGAACCGAATATGTATCATTAAACAAATCAAACATTTTGTCAACATAAGGCATAACATCTTTTGTTTTTGTAAAACTTAAAGATTTTAATCCATAACGTTGTTTTATTAATCCACTTGCTTTTTCAAAAGAAGCTGGGTTAATATTTGAAAAAGGAAAGTAACTTTCTATATACTCTTTTTCCTTAGTTAGGCCTAATTTTTCAAAATGTTCTATATAATAAGGCATACTGTACCAAGTAATCATATTTCCCATTTGATCAAAACCTTCAGTAAGTATTCCTACTTTGTCTAAATTTGAAAACCCTATTGGTCCTTCAACCATTTCTAGTTGATGTTTTTTACCTAACTCGTATACTTTTTCTAATAAAGCTTCAGTTACTTTGATATCATCAATAACATCAAACCAGCCAAAACGGACTTTGTTTTTTTTAAGGATATTTACTTCATCCCAGTTTACAATTGCAGCTAATTTTCCAACAATTTTATTTTGTTTATAAGCAATATAAAAATGTACTTCTGCGCTTTTAAATGCAGGGTTTTTATTTTTATCAAAAGTTTCCAGTTCATCAGAAATTATGGGCGGAACCCAATATGGGTTGTCTTTATATAAATCAAAAGAAAACATGATGAATTCTTTTAATTCTTTTTTAGTTTTAGCTTCTTTTATTGTAATCATCTTATTCTAAATCTACTGCGTCTTTTCTTTTCTTAGCTTCTTTTTCTCCTTTTTTCTTCATTTTCTTATCCATTTTACTACCATTATCCTTTTCTAACTTCACCTCTTCATAAGTAGCAGAAAATCGCCAAGAAAAACCAACTCCAACAGTTAAAATTTCAGGAGTACCTTTGAAGTTTTTACCTAATGAAGCATCAACTTGCATGTCTTTTCCAATTAGATAAGCTGCTCCAGCTCTAACAATTCCGTCTGAATAATAATCTCCACTATAACCTTGATTTTCAATAAAACCAGACCATTCAGCATTAAATCCTCTAGTTAAAGTTAAAACATAATTCAAACTTTTAAAATCTGAAGTAATTTTATCATAAGTAATATTAGTTACCAAAACCCATCTGCTTCCAAAGTGATTTTGTGCAATAACACTAACTTTAGGGCTAAATGATGGTTCTTCAATATTTGAAGGAGCATAATTAAAAGGATTTTTCCCTAAACTGAAGTTTGCACCTGCATAAACTGCTACAGCAGGATATAGTTGTCTCCATTTAAAACTATGATTGGCTTTCCAACTATATAAGTTTGGTTTTTCTTCATAATTTTTAAAAGGATCGTAAACTAAATATTTTGCACCAAGGGTTAATTGTTTAATACCACTTCTGTTTTCATTTAAATAAGAAGAGCTAAACTTGTCGTTTTGATATTGAACTTCTAAAATTGCTTCAAGCTCTTCTTTCCAAACACCATAACGAACACCAAGTTCTCCTATAAAACCTTTTGCGCTATAGTTTAAATTATTATGATTTTCAGAAACATAAGTGAATCCAGTTTCAGCCTGAATAATTTTTTTACCTACAGAAAAAGCCATCATAGATCTACCTGGTCTGTTTGAATTAATTTCATCTGTAAATTGAGCAAATTGAACTTGATAACTTAATAAAAATAAGAAAGCAATTAATTTAGAATATTTCATACGTGTCTAATTTATCTTCCAAAAATACATTTTTATAATAATTTTAAGAAACATTACTACTTAAATCTCGACATATATGTATAAATTTGAATTTTAAAATTACAAATATGGAAATGGCATCATTTGCAGGTTTTATTAAAACCTTAGTTTACATAATATTATTCTATTATCTGTTTAAGTTCTTAGCTCGAATTTTTGCACCAATATTAATGCAAAAAGCTATGAGTAAAGTGCAACAGAAAATGCAAGAACAAGCTCAACAGCAGCAACAAAATTATACAAACCAGCAATCTCAACAACAAACTCAAAGAGCAGAAATGCCACGTGAAAAGAAAAAAGTAGGAGAGTATGTGGATTATGAAGAAGTAGAGTAAAAAATTTAATTATCATAAAAAAAGGATATTGAAACAATATCCTTTTTTTATTTACCTTAGCATTTTAATAAAAACACCTTTTTTAATGAAAAAATTCCAAGCATTATTGCCGCATTTAGCTGCAATTATAGGATTTGTTTTAGTTTCTATTTTTTATTTTTATCCTGTTTTAAAAGGAGAAAAAATATATCAGTCAGATATTGCTCAATATACCGGAATGGCAAAAGAGCAAAATGATTTTAGACAAGAAACCGATTCTGAACCGTTTTGGACCAATAGCGCATTTGGTGGAATGCCAACTTATCAATTAGGTGCAAATTACCCTCACAATTATATTAAAAAACTAGATTCGGTTTTGCGTTTTTTACCAAGACCCGCTGATTACTTGTTTTTATACTTTTTAGGTTTTTATATTTTATTAATGGTTTTAAAAGTTGATCCGCTAAAAGCCTTTTTTGGCGCGGTGGCTTTTGGTTTTTCAACCTATTTAATCATTATTTTGGGCGTTGGACATAATGCAAAAGCACATGCTATAGCTTATATGCCAATGGTTGTGGCTGGTGTTTTGTTGGTTTTTCAACGAAAATATATTGTGGGTGGAATTTTAACGATGATTGCAGCTGCTTTAGAAATTCAGGCAAATCACTTTCAAATGACCTATTATTTATTGATTATTTTAATTTCACTTGGAATTTACTACTGTTTTAATTTTGTAAAAAATAAAGAATATAATGTTTTAGCTAAAACTATTGGAGTATTATTAGGTGCGGCTATTTTATCAATTGGTGCTAATGCTACTGGTTTATTGGCTACTTCTGAATATGCAAACCATAGTATTAGAGGAAAAAGTGAACTAACTTTTAATGCAGATGGTTCTCAAAACCAAACAAGCTCTTCAATGAAATATGACTATATAACCGAATATAGTTATGGAATTGCAGAAAGTTTTAACTTAATCGCTCCAAGACTTTTTGGAGGTGGAAATAGTGAAGAATTAGGCGAAAAATCAAATGTATATGAATTTTTAATTGGTTATGGAGCGGCTCCAAATGAAGCTTTACAAACTGCAAATTATTACGGAAGAACGTATTGGGGAGAACAACCTATTGTTGCTGCTCCGGCTTATATTGGTGCTATTGTTTTTTTCTTGGCTGTATTGGCAATGTATCACGATAAGCGTAAAGTAAAATATGTATTTCTTATAAGTGCAATTATTTCATTATTATTATCATGGGGTAAAAATTTCGATGTTTTAACTCGTTTTTTTATTGATTATGTTCCTATGTACGATAAGTTTAGAGCAGTTTCATCTATACAAGTGGTTCTAGAATTATGTTTACCAGTA
Protein-coding sequences here:
- a CDS encoding carboxypeptidase-like regulatory domain-containing protein, whose amino-acid sequence is MRYFIVFLFSIFTISSFSQKDTIVSKLSGSVYNSETRLPMSNVHVINTTKIKGTTTDGNGLFEITAKVNDTLLISYLGFETIKVKVSNDWVKNKSSKIYLTEKAYALEEIVVTQYNLTGYIQVDTELIYVDESNYRYSISGLNEGYEVGDKSPGAVTKVLGAIFNPADFLYSAFGKRPKEMKKLKEMKKDDTVRNLLASKYDRETLAALLEIDKDDIPLILQNCNYSEYFIKTANDLQIMDAINSCYEEYKILNKNK
- a CDS encoding DEAD/DEAH box helicase, whose product is MNKFEQLGLNESLLLAIKDLGFENPSEVQEKAIPLLLEKDTDIVALAQTGTGKTAAFGFPVIQKIDAENRDTQALILSPTRELCLQITNEIKLYSKYVKGLNTVAVYGGASITEQAKDIRRGAQIIVATPGRMQDMINRGMVNIKNIDYCILDEADEMLNMGFYEDITAILSDTPKEKSTWLFSATMPQEVARIAKEFMNSPQEITVGHKNSGNENVSHEFYLVSARDRYPALKRLADANPDIFSVIFCRTKRDTQAVAEKLIEDGYNAAALHGDLSQAQRDGVMKSFRGRQIQMLVATDVAARGIDVDDITHVINYQLPDEIETYTHRSGRTGRAGKSGTSLVIITKSELRKISQIERIIKMKFEEKPIPSGEEICQIQLFHLANRIKDVEIDHEIDKYLPAIEEVLQDLPKDELIKRMVSVEFNRFIAYYKKSRDISQGTNERREPGVIPSNGAVRFFINIGSRDNFDWMTLKDYLRDTLELGQDDLFKVDVKEGFSFFNTDAEHATKVMETLNAVNIDGRKINVEISNNDGGGNSRRRDHGGRNSGGRSGGRSSGRNSGGFRERNSSPRGERSSNSRSGSDRNFAPRERSSNKDDRGFSSRSERPRRESSSNSERPSRRSSSNDSNGGFFDKAKRSRRD
- a CDS encoding trimeric intracellular cation channel family protein, coding for MFQFLDIIGTLAFAISGALTGWHKKLDPFGVFIIAFVTALGGGTLRDILIGRTPVGWMLDLTYVYMIILGFIATIILKTRLEKLRISLFLFDTIGLGIFTIIGLEKGIEIGLHPIICIALGTMTASFGGVIRDILCNEIPVIFRKEIYATISISGGVLFFSLNEFQLNKDILYLVTSSFMIVFRLLAVKNKWYLPSPYKE
- a CDS encoding non-canonical purine NTP diphosphatase, with the translated sequence MQLVFASNNKNKIQEIQQLLPSSIKILSLEDIGCFEDIPETSTTIEGNAILKANYVTKKFGYNCFADDTGLEVEVLNGEPGVYSARYAGEQKNAEDNMNKLLFELNDKSNRNAHFKTVIALNINGEQHLFEGIAKGTITFEKKGVDGFGYDPIFQPQGHSSTFAQISMIEKAKISHRGIATRSLIDFLSKE
- a CDS encoding aminotransferase class I/II-fold pyridoxal phosphate-dependent enzyme, whose amino-acid sequence is MVKDLFERIQQNKGPLGKWASQAEGYFVFPKLEGELGPRMKFHGKEVLNWSINDYLGLANHPEVRKVDAEAAAQYGAAYPMGARMMSGHTDIHEQLEKELAAFVQKDAAYLLNFGYQGMVSIIDALVTKNDVIVYDVDGHACIIDGVRLHMGKRFTYKHNDIESMEKNLQRATKLAQETGGGILFITEGVFGMRGQQGKLKEIVEMKKKYNFRLLVDDAHGFGTLGKTGAGAGEEQGCQDGIDVYFSTFAKSMASIGAFVAADKDIIDYLKYNLRSQMFAKSLPMVMTIGALKRLELLRNSSEIKDKLWENVNALQSGLTSRGFNIGDTNTCITPVYLEGSIPEAMIMVNDLRENYGIFLSIVVYPVIPKGIILLRMIPTASHTMKDIEDTLSAFEAIREKLVNGTYKKIAAETTVDVS
- a CDS encoding GTP cyclohydrolase, which produces MITIKEAKTKKELKEFIMFSFDLYKDNPYWVPPIISDELETFDKNKNPAFKSAEVHFYIAYKQNKIVGKLAAIVNWDEVNILKKNKVRFGWFDVIDDIKVTEALLEKVYELGKKHQLEMVEGPIGFSNLDKVGILTEGFDQMGNMITWYSMPYYIEHFEKLGLTKEKEYIESYFPFSNINPASFEKASGLIKQRYGLKSLSFTKTKDVMPYVDKMFDLFNDTYSVLQSFVPINDIQKEYFKKKYISFINPEYIKFVLDKDNNMVAFAIMMPGYAQALQKAKGKLFPFGFYHLLKARNNSKEVVFYLIGVSPEYQSKGVTALIFEECYITCVAKGIEMCIRTPELDENHAIHNLWKNFNPTINKRRRTYSKKLI
- a CDS encoding transporter, which encodes MKYSKLIAFLFLLSYQVQFAQFTDEINSNRPGRSMMAFSVGKKIIQAETGFTYVSENHNNLNYSAKGFIGELGVRYGVWKEELEAILEVQYQNDKFSSSYLNENRSGIKQLTLGAKYLVYDPFKNYEEKPNLYSWKANHSFKWRQLYPAVAVYAGANFSLGKNPFNYAPSNIEEPSFSPKVSVIAQNHFGSRWVLVTNITYDKITSDFKSLNYVLTLTRGFNAEWSGFIENQGYSGDYYSDGIVRAGAAYLIGKDMQVDASLGKNFKGTPEILTVGVGFSWRFSATYEEVKLEKDNGSKMDKKMKKKGEKEAKKRKDAVDLE
- a CDS encoding DUF4834 family protein; protein product: MEMASFAGFIKTLVYIILFYYLFKFLARIFAPILMQKAMSKVQQKMQEQAQQQQQNYTNQQSQQQTQRAEMPREKKKVGEYVDYEEVE
- a CDS encoding YfhO family protein, which produces MKKFQALLPHLAAIIGFVLVSIFYFYPVLKGEKIYQSDIAQYTGMAKEQNDFRQETDSEPFWTNSAFGGMPTYQLGANYPHNYIKKLDSVLRFLPRPADYLFLYFLGFYILLMVLKVDPLKAFFGAVAFGFSTYLIIILGVGHNAKAHAIAYMPMVVAGVLLVFQRKYIVGGILTMIAAALEIQANHFQMTYYLLIILISLGIYYCFNFVKNKEYNVLAKTIGVLLGAAILSIGANATGLLATSEYANHSIRGKSELTFNADGSQNQTSSSMKYDYITEYSYGIAESFNLIAPRLFGGGNSEELGEKSNVYEFLIGYGAAPNEALQTANYYGRTYWGEQPIVAAPAYIGAIVFFLAVLAMYHDKRKVKYVFLISAIISLLLSWGKNFDVLTRFFIDYVPMYDKFRAVSSIQVVLELCLPVLAIMGLQSFFTKDQELQKDSLIKATATSLGLIVVLFLAKGLFDFSGSVDGQLLRMFSESQDNSFGIGFIDALKEDRKSMYVADLLRSAFFIAVAALTMWMYLKNKLATQTAVIIIGIFMISDLFFIDKNYVGAKDFRDAREVDVPFIASEIDTQILKDTSNYRVYDVQGRLQGQTSYFHKSVGGYSAVRPRRMDELFEYNVEQNLNEVGNSIDSTLNITKSNPVLDFLNVKYLVIPTGQGSLAVTNPFANGSAWFVEKVITVNSPDEEMKALNGLDSKNVAVVNKKDFKIEKTSFAKDTTAIIKLNVNKPNHLKYTSNNSNEGLAVFSEMYYKNGWIATIDGNEAEILNVNYVLRALQIPAGKHTIEFKFEPEVVKTGSTIALISSIGMILIIIGGLYFENKKNK